One genomic segment of Lampris incognitus isolate fLamInc1 chromosome 2, fLamInc1.hap2, whole genome shotgun sequence includes these proteins:
- the tspy gene encoding testis specific protein Y-linked isoform X2 — protein sequence MSDMTDYKQSADSASRKRCPSPDRDGSGAIPSKAAKVNDRSNEEPSTSRSGESNRAENKGAARSGKRAQGAEGEAVPAQTQPGSDSAAAAAGASGSAEARRNDAGAPADKTQLSDANGSCDTEADAEKDAEGEHRPSTSMDLTDSAAIAAAEALASLTGGDGEDGEETPWLSKRAKQEKAGYKIKCGRNSLKQGPKTQAAAADSSTSMHSVDREEASDVHDADEGDDSTPGSSSTPSSSYPSDNEDNDDGECAIVSVKMAPEIRQSVALLAQVQMRLEALDKKSARLHQRLELKMSRQRRPHLDQRSSITQSIPGFWVTALLNHPHLSAHIDETDEDALSYMTDLEIETFKNDKLGYRIRFHFKRNAYFQNNIIMKELHLGIGGTPASYSNPILWHRGQNLTAHSEPRKTSRGVYQTFFNWFSDHSNPGRDDIAQILKDDLYKDPLRYYLTPLWEPRENGSSSSGARAAENSNGDECVVISDSDDDQEQGEAGASREEEEEEEEEEEEEEEEERGQDAGSDESDQEAREQDAEEDIDVDEEDESKD from the exons ATGAGCGACATGACGGACTACAAACAGTCCGCTGACTCCGCGTCCAGGAAACGCTGCCCGTCGCCCGACCGCGATGGAAGCGGCGCGATTCCCAGCAAGGCCGCCAAAGTTAACGACCGGTCGAACGAGGAGCCGTCCACTTCGCGAAGCGGCGAGAGTAATCGCGCCGAAAACAAAGGGGCTGCGCGGAGCGGGAAGCGGGCGCAGGGCGCCGAGGGAGAGGCGGTACCCGCTCAGACGCAGCCGGGCTCCGAcagcgcggcggcggcggccgggGCGAGCGGCTCGGCCGAGGCGCGGCGTAACGACGCCGGCGCCCCGGCCGACAAAACGCAGCTGTCGGACGCGAACGGGTCGTGTGACACAGAAGCGGACGCCGAGAAGGATGCGGAAGGAGAACATCGACCCTCGACCTCTATGGACCTGACTGATTCCGCAGCCATTGCGGCCGCTGAAGCGCTCGCCAGTCTTACAGGAGGAGACGGGGAAGACGGCGAAGAGACTCCTTGGTTGTCCAAAAGGGCTAAACAGGAGAAAGCCGGGTACAAAATCAAGTGTGGCCGCAATTCCTTAAAGCAGGGTCCTAAAACGCAGGCGGCCGCGGCTGATAGCTCCACGTCGATGCACAGTGTTGACAGGGAGGAAGCAAGCGACGTCCACGATGCGGACGAAGGGGACGATTCAACGCCTGGCTCGTCCTCCACGCCAAGCTCGTCGTATCCATCCGACAATGAGGACAACGACGATGGAGAGTGTGCCATAGTCTCCGTTAAGATGGCCCCGGAGATCCGACAGTCGGTGGCTCTTCTTGCCCAGGTCCAGATGAGGTTAGAAGCCCTGGATAAAAAGAGTGCCCGGCTTCACCAGCGGCTGGAGCTGAAGATGAGTCGTCAGCGGCGCCCCCATTTGGACCAGCGCAGTTCCATCACACAGTCCATACCTGGCTTCTGGGTCACAGCC CTGTTGAACCATCCTCATCTTTCAGCCCACATTGATGAGACTGATGAAGATGCTCTCAGTTACATGACTGACCTAGAG ATTGAAACTTTCAAGAATGACAAACTAGGCTACAGGATCCGCTTCCACTTTAAACGGAACGCTTACTTCCAGAACAACATCATCATGAAGGAGCTACATCTTGGGATTGGAG GAACCCCCGCGTCATACTCCAACCCCATCCTATGGCATCGCGGACAAAACCTGACGGCCCATAGTGAGCCCAGGAAGACATCACGTGGGGTCTACCAGACCTTCTTCAACTGGTTCAGTGACCACAGCAACCCAGGCAGAGATGATATAGCACAG ATACTGAAGGATGACCTGTATAAAGATCCTCTAAGATATTACCTGACTCCGCTGTGGGAACCAAGGGAGAATGGAAG TAGTTCCAGCGGAGCCCGAGCAGCTGAGAACAGTAATGGGGATGAATGTGTGGTGATCTCAGACTCTGATGACGACCAGGAGCAGGGAGAGGCTGGAGcaagcagggaggaggaggaggaggaggaggaggaagaagaggaagaagaagaagaagaaagggggcAAGACGCAG gCTCTGATGAAAGTGACCAGGAGGCCAGAGAACAGGATGCTGAGGAAGACATCGACGTGGATGAAGAGGATGAGAGCAAAGATTGA
- the tspy gene encoding testis specific protein Y-linked isoform X1 — protein sequence MSDMTDYKQSADSASRKRCPSPDRDGSGAIPSKAAKVNDRSNEEPSTSRSGESNRAENKGAARSGKRAQGAEGEAVPAQTQPGSDSAAAAAGASGSAEARRNDAGAPADKTQLSDANGSCDTEADAEKDAEGEHRPSTSMDLTDSAAIAAAEALASLTGGDGEDGEETPWLSKRAKQEKAGYKIKCGRNSLKQGPKTQAAAADSSTSMHSVDREEASDVHDADEGDDSTPGSSSTPSSSYPSDNEDNDDGECAIVSVKMAPEIRQSVALLAQVQMRLEALDKKSARLHQRLELKMSRQRRPHLDQRSSITQSIPGFWVTALLNHPHLSAHIDETDEDALSYMTDLEIETFKNDKLGYRIRFHFKRNAYFQNNIIMKELHLGIGGTPASYSNPILWHRGQNLTAHSEPRKTSRGVYQTFFNWFSDHSNPGRDDIAQILKDDLYKDPLRYYLTPLWEPRENGSSSSGARAAENSNGDECVVISDSDDDQEQGEAGASREEEEEEEEEEEEEEEEERGQDADDSPEEEEEVGDIVIDGSDESDQEAREQDAEEDIDVDEEDESKD from the exons ATGAGCGACATGACGGACTACAAACAGTCCGCTGACTCCGCGTCCAGGAAACGCTGCCCGTCGCCCGACCGCGATGGAAGCGGCGCGATTCCCAGCAAGGCCGCCAAAGTTAACGACCGGTCGAACGAGGAGCCGTCCACTTCGCGAAGCGGCGAGAGTAATCGCGCCGAAAACAAAGGGGCTGCGCGGAGCGGGAAGCGGGCGCAGGGCGCCGAGGGAGAGGCGGTACCCGCTCAGACGCAGCCGGGCTCCGAcagcgcggcggcggcggccgggGCGAGCGGCTCGGCCGAGGCGCGGCGTAACGACGCCGGCGCCCCGGCCGACAAAACGCAGCTGTCGGACGCGAACGGGTCGTGTGACACAGAAGCGGACGCCGAGAAGGATGCGGAAGGAGAACATCGACCCTCGACCTCTATGGACCTGACTGATTCCGCAGCCATTGCGGCCGCTGAAGCGCTCGCCAGTCTTACAGGAGGAGACGGGGAAGACGGCGAAGAGACTCCTTGGTTGTCCAAAAGGGCTAAACAGGAGAAAGCCGGGTACAAAATCAAGTGTGGCCGCAATTCCTTAAAGCAGGGTCCTAAAACGCAGGCGGCCGCGGCTGATAGCTCCACGTCGATGCACAGTGTTGACAGGGAGGAAGCAAGCGACGTCCACGATGCGGACGAAGGGGACGATTCAACGCCTGGCTCGTCCTCCACGCCAAGCTCGTCGTATCCATCCGACAATGAGGACAACGACGATGGAGAGTGTGCCATAGTCTCCGTTAAGATGGCCCCGGAGATCCGACAGTCGGTGGCTCTTCTTGCCCAGGTCCAGATGAGGTTAGAAGCCCTGGATAAAAAGAGTGCCCGGCTTCACCAGCGGCTGGAGCTGAAGATGAGTCGTCAGCGGCGCCCCCATTTGGACCAGCGCAGTTCCATCACACAGTCCATACCTGGCTTCTGGGTCACAGCC CTGTTGAACCATCCTCATCTTTCAGCCCACATTGATGAGACTGATGAAGATGCTCTCAGTTACATGACTGACCTAGAG ATTGAAACTTTCAAGAATGACAAACTAGGCTACAGGATCCGCTTCCACTTTAAACGGAACGCTTACTTCCAGAACAACATCATCATGAAGGAGCTACATCTTGGGATTGGAG GAACCCCCGCGTCATACTCCAACCCCATCCTATGGCATCGCGGACAAAACCTGACGGCCCATAGTGAGCCCAGGAAGACATCACGTGGGGTCTACCAGACCTTCTTCAACTGGTTCAGTGACCACAGCAACCCAGGCAGAGATGATATAGCACAG ATACTGAAGGATGACCTGTATAAAGATCCTCTAAGATATTACCTGACTCCGCTGTGGGAACCAAGGGAGAATGGAAG TAGTTCCAGCGGAGCCCGAGCAGCTGAGAACAGTAATGGGGATGAATGTGTGGTGATCTCAGACTCTGATGACGACCAGGAGCAGGGAGAGGCTGGAGcaagcagggaggaggaggaggaggaggaggaggaagaagaggaagaagaagaagaagaaagggggcAAGACGCAG ATGACAgcccagaggaggaggaggaggttggcGATATTGTGATTGACG gCTCTGATGAAAGTGACCAGGAGGCCAGAGAACAGGATGCTGAGGAAGACATCGACGTGGATGAAGAGGATGAGAGCAAAGATTGA
- the LOC130108421 gene encoding protein phosphatase 1 regulatory subunit 3A-like, translating into MSFVTIPSQEDAVTRLTTATAAEHDKSKSPLDEEDEDEDEEDEDEDEDDHHTRDPRFIERRSPVPKKRGQSIFDETAEYLRIRLALPVVRRGVSFADTTGRDLVDVKEFVAFDSDEEEAEEQAEEAARYRKPQRKCTYQVKPDFALLTGDALMRAVRANRVEIEALSPVEDEPLAFSGIVRVLDISFDKAVYIRSTMDNWATYFDHPADYIQGSHDGGTDKFSFKLSFAPPYLTHGSRIEFVVRYETSDGDHWANNSQMNYAVALLVSYEDEKAHAASDARELRGILRPPKDYSMPHHDDEDKLDKDEEHPDTSGSAPIKPTPVRPAVLQPELDLELIEASATS; encoded by the exons ATGTCCTTTGTAACCATACCGAGTCAAGAGGACGCCGTCACCAGGTTGACAACGGCCACAGCCGCGGAGCACGACAAGAGCAAGTCCCCCCTGGATGAGGAggacgaggatgaggatgaggaggacgAGGACGAGGACGAGGATGATCATCATACACGGGATCCCCGCTTCATCGAGAGACGCTCCCCTGTGCCCAAAAAGCGAGGCCAGTCCATTTTCGACGAGACCGCCGAGTATTTGCGCATCCGTTTGGCGTTGCCGGTCGTCAGGAGGGGAGTGTCGTTCGCCGATACAACAGGTCGCGATCTGGTCGACGTGAAGGAATTTGTTGCCTTCGATTCGGACGAGGAGGAGGCGGAAGAGCAGGCGGAGGAAGCGGCGCGATATCGCAAACCGCAGAGGAAATGCACCTACCAGGTGAAGCCGGACTTCGCCCTGCTCACCGGCGACGCTCTGATGCGCGCCGTCCGCGCCAACCGGGTGGAGATAGAGGCGCTGTCCCCGGTGGAGGACGAGCCGCTCGCCTTCAGCGGGATCGTACGAGTCCTGGACATCTCCTTCGACAAAGCGGTGTACATCAGATCCACCATGGACAACTGGGCCACTTATTTCGATCACCCGGCCGACTACATCCAGGGATCCCACGACGGGGGCACGGATAAGTTTTCCTTCAAGCTGTCTTTCGCGCCGCCTTACCTGACGCACGGCTCCCGCATCGAGTTCGTCGTGCGCTACGAGACCTCCGACGGGGATCACTGGGCGAACAATTCCCAGATGAATTACGCGGTGGCGCTCCTCGTATCCTACGAAGACGAGAAGGCTCACGCCGCGTCCGACGCGAGAGAGTTAAGAGGTATCCTAAGACCCCCTAAAGATTACAG CATGCCTCATCATGATGACGAGGACAAGCTAGACAAAGACGAAG AGCACCCAGACACCTCTGGATCAGCACCTATCAAGCCCACACCTGTCAGACCCGCCGTCCTACAACCAGAGCTGGACCTAGAG CTCATTGAAGCTTCGGCAACATCTTAG